Proteins co-encoded in one Vibrio fortis genomic window:
- a CDS encoding YejL family protein, with amino-acid sequence MPIISKYTDEQVENILAEVGAVLSKHKASPELSLMIAGNIATNVLNQNVAASQRKGIAEKFAEALISSLDEKKSH; translated from the coding sequence ATGCCGATTATATCTAAATACACAGATGAACAAGTTGAAAACATCCTAGCTGAAGTAGGTGCTGTACTGTCTAAGCACAAAGCTTCACCAGAACTTTCACTGATGATCGCCGGAAATATCGCAACCAATGTCTTAAATCAGAACGTTGCTGCTTCACAACGCAAAGGAATTGCTGAAAAATTTGCCGAGGCACTAATCTCTTCGCTTGACGAAAAGAAGTCTCACTAA